The genomic interval TAGGCGTGGGAGATCGCGGGTGAGCAAGACCTGATGGTTCGGCAGTCGCCGTTGCAGCTCAGCGGCGATTCTCTCTTGGTCTTCCGGGCGCGCGCATTTGACGAGGAAGGCCGAACCTCGACCCGGAGCGCCGAGCGCTCGCTGCATCGTCTCCAGGGGGATCTTGATGCGCGGGCCTAGCGGAGGAGCATAGATGCCGACGATCCGGAACGGCCGATCGAAGATCTCGATCGTGTCGCCGACCTTGGCCCGTCGGGAGCGGGCGCGCACGACGTCAATGATGGCCTCGTCGCCGCCCTTCAAGCCGCGTCCTTCGACCAGGTGTAACCCTGTGAGGCGGGCATACTCCGGGTATGTCACTCCTTCGACGAGCCGGAGATCGAGGCCGCGTCCGGTCGGCTGCAAATACTGGCCGACCAGGGTGAATCCGTGAATGCCGGGGATCTCAGCGATCGTCGCCGCCAGCGTCTCCGGTAATGTGAGGGCGGCTCCGCTTGGCGTCAGCCCGGCCGTCCCGCGCTCGCGCACGAGGATTTCCACGCCCACGTTTGCTTCGCGCCGGCCGCGTTCTTTCAAGATGCCGCGCACGAGTCCATGGGTCATCATCGCGAGCAGCATCGCTACGGCGACGCCCAGGATGCTGGCCAGCGTGCGCTTGGGATGATGCAGCAGGAGGCTCACGACCAAGTTATCGCGCCAGCGTCCGCTCATCGAAGATCTCCCAAGCGATCTCTCCCGGCAGGGGACGAAAGCCCTTCGCCCGCGCCGCCTCGCTCAATTCTCCGCCGCGCGTTCCGCCGATCAGCTCCAGAAGCGTGGGCAGCAACGACAGGCTCTCATACGGGCGGGTGACCACGTATCCGCGCTTGAGACCCGTGTGCCGTCCGCCCCACATCATCCACGTCGCTTGCGACGACATGCGGTGGAAGCCTCCATGGTTGCCGCCCGGATTGAAGTCGCGGATGTTGAAGTTCCAATACAGACTCGCGTGAACCAGCATGTCGGGCTCGACGTTCCGCCGCCGTCGTTCGAAGAAGCGCAAAAGCAATGTGGATTCGGGGGCATCCTGATCAGTGCGACCATTTCCCCATGCGATGCCCTCGACCGCGCGCCATCGCTCCAGATACGCTTCCGTGAGGAACGTCCGCCATGGTTTCCCCAAAAGCTCGTAAAGCCCGACGATGGCGATCGCGTAGCGCGTGCGATGTACGGCCTCGATCCACTCCCGCTCGGTGTGAAATGCCTCCAACCATGCCCGACGATCGCCAGCGATGTCCAAGCCTTCATCTTCCCACAGCGCGAGCGGGAAGCCCGATTGCCACTCCCTCCGCTCGAAGGTGATCGTCCCGTCGGCCGATTGTCGGAGGCGGGCGATCGGGACATAGCGAAGGAGCCATTGCTGCGGATCGGCGGGCGAGGGCTTGGCGACGATGAGGGCTTGCCGCTCCTCGCCGCCGTAGAGCCAAACGACATCGTATCCGGTGTCCAGCGATGTCCCCTGCACGGCCGGGCGAATCTCCTCATACGGGATGCGCAACGCGATGAAATCCACCGGATACGGCGAGACCAGCGGTTGCACATTATTGCGCACGCGATGCTCTTTCAAGAGCCGGAGGACGTTGAGTCGGCGAAACGTCGCCGCTTCATCCAAGCGCCCGTCGGGGCCGAGATGGAGGGTCCCATCCTTCAACCCCACGACGTAGTTCTGCAACTGGTAGACCGAATTCCGCGGGCCGAACGTCCGCGGGGGGATGAGATCCTCGATGCGCCAGGCCTGCGGATCGAAGCGCTCGGGCGTCAGCGCGAGCAGATTCGCGAGCATTCGCAGATGGGCCTCGTACTCGGCCCGATACTCGGCCAGGTTCTTCATCTGCGCGTGGAGTTCCTTTCGCAACTCCTTGTGTTCCGCGGGAAGGGCGGAGAGGGTATCCCGCAAGCGCCGGAGCCATTTGTCCAGCGCCCATAATTCTTCGCGCACGTCGCGGCTCTCGCGCTCCCAGCGCGTGCGATTCCGCCGAAGAACCTCGAAGAAGAAGGCGCGAAGCGCGCGCGCTTCGGATTCGGGGCGAGGTCGTCGCATCTGCAGCAGCAGCAGATGCAGGAGATTCAAATCGGCATTCCGAAAGTGCAACATCGCCCGCTCGTTCCCATCGTAGTCGATGAAGAGCGTCGGATAGTGCGCGTGCCCCTTCAAGTAGAGCGATTCGCGGCTCGGGTTGACGAATCCTCGCGCGAGGAAGTTCACGCTGCGGAATTGAAAGTCGTGCCAATTCGCCCGCTTGGTCCAGACGTGATGCCCGCCCCACTCGGCTCGCGTGAAGTAGTTCACCAAATTGAAGCCCTGGCTGTAGACATCCGGACGCGTCGTGATGCCGTGATCGGAGACGAGGACGAGGACCGTCTCTTCGGGATATGGCCCCTCGCGAATGGCCGTATAGAGGCGCCCGACGGTTCGATCCACGCGCTGCAGCAGGTGTCGAATCAACGTCTCGTCGTTGTTCGTGTGCACGAAGTGATCGAAGAGCGTGTAGAAGGCGCTCAGGTAGCGAAAGCGTGGGTCCTTCAAGTTCGCCAAGAGATGCTCTTCATTGGCTTCGTCGAAGGCCTCGTGGGAGTCGGGTTTGCCGAGCCATCGGGCCAGCAATTCTTCGGCGGAATAGTGAGGGAATCGCGCCTGAAGCGTTCGCGCCAGAGCGGTCCAACTCGTCCCGCGCCGAATCAGTTCGAGTCCGATCCGCTTCTCGTCCGGTTCGTAGAGGTCCTCCAGAAGCGGAGCGCCGCGCTCGTCCAATACTTCCACGGCGCGCGCATGTAGGCGTCGGCCCCGCAGCAGCTCGTATTGGATGAGGACGTTGTTGATGTAGTCCTCCATGCGCCCGGTCGCTCGATCCAGCTCCACGTTCGAGATGAGCGGTTGTGGCCGTCCCGTCGCGAGCATGGCCCAGGAGGGCCCAGAGAGCGATTGTCCGCGCGTGTAGAAATTCTCGAAGACAATGCCTTCCTCGTAGAAGACGCGCCGAATCCATGGCAGATAGCTCTTGCCCGTTTGCGGATTCCGCTCGTGGACGTATTTCTGGAGGAGTTGGGACGAGAGTCCATCGAACCGCAACACGACGAGACGTCGGACGGACTTCGCGCGATCGCGGGGCTCGGCTGCGCCAACCGATAGCACGCGGCCGAAGCCTTCGAGGACAAGGGCGATGAGGACGAGACCGACCGATCGGCGAAGAGGCACCATGGCGAGATTACGGTTCTCTGAACTCGGAGCCGTTGGAGAGCGAGCGAGCGGATCCGTTGGACGAAGAGATCGCGCTCTCCCGCATCGCTCTCTCGCGCGCGAGCAAATCGCGCAAGGCCGGATCGGCCTCGCGCTCGAGAGCGAGCAAAACGCGCTGCGCCTTCTCGCTCCGTATTTCGGCGAGCGCGCGGAGGCAGTGCCACCGAAGCTCCGTGTCATGGGAGCGGAGGAACACGGCTTTGAGCAAGCCGACGATCTCCGGTCCCGCCAGCGCCGCGTGCGTGCGGAGGAATTCGACGGAGGCGCGCAATTCGGTCAGGTCGCGTTCCTCCTCCAAGCGGATGGCGCGTCGCACGGCGGCTTCCAGTCGCGCGCGATGAAAGGCGATCCGCCGCGCCAAATCCGCCCGCGCGCGCAGCTCCGGCGTCAGCTCCTCTCGATGCGTGTAGCGTCCGAGCGTCAGGACATGCGCCAAAGTGAAGAACGCGCGGGCCAGCGGCCCGTGATTCAACCGCCGGTATTCGCGTTGACGATCGCGCTCCAGGCGACGTGCGAGCATCGGCGTCTGAAGCGCCGCGCGCACCAGCGCCTCATGCTGTCGCGTCGCGATCACCGGTTGATATTGGAACGAGTTCTCCAGGACCGAGGCACGCGCTTTCTCTGCCTTGCGGGCCAGCACCGCTTTCAACTGGGGATCCAATTGCTCGTCGGCGAGCAGCAATGCGCTCAGCTCCGCATGAGCCTTCAACCGGCTCGGCTGATTCACATCTATCCCCTTCTTCCGCGTCACGTAGTTCAAGAGCGAGCGCGTGAGCAGATAGCTCAGATCGCCATAGGGCGAGAGGTTCAGCAAATACCGCGCCGAATCCGCGAGCACTTTCCCCGACGCATCGCGCGCCTTGACGTGAAGCGCGCTTCGGAAATCGGCCAGTAGGATCGGGATCTTCGGGAAGTCGAGGCCATAAAGGGCCAGCGGGATGAGTTCGACCGCGCGCGCCTCCGGATGCTCGGGCGTCACGCGCCGATTCTCCGCGTCCAGGAAGATCGTCTTCGTATAGCCGGACCATCGGAGCAGCCGCTCGTCCGTCCAGGGATTCTTGATGTTGAGGAAGCGGCCATTGAAGGAGCGCCGTCCGAAGTGCTCCTGCAGCGATTCCCGCGAGATCCACAGCAACGCATGCGATGGGGGCTCGCCCGGCAAACCCAGCGGCTCGAAGAAGAGCCCTTCCTCCTCAGCGCGCTGTCGCAAGAAATCCCAATTCACAGCTCTCCGTTCGCGACTCCTCTGTTCTTCCCGCGACATCAACTCGGCGAGCGTCGGCTCGCGCAAAAAGGCGCTGAGCATGCTCTGCTGCGAGAGGTGCGCTTTGATCCGCGCGATCTCGCTCTCGGTCAGCAGGGAGCCTCCGCTCTTCTCGGCGAGGGAGAGAATGGCCAGGGCCTTGGCGATCTGCGCTTCGCGGTATTCTTCCAGATTCCTCTGCGTTGTGCGCGGCAGAGCGCGAAAGGTCCAGCCCCGCGAATCGAGCACGGCATTTTGGACGAAGAGGCGAGAGGCTTTCCCCCAAAAGGGCCGTTTCGGATCGGCTAAGTCCACGGCGATCGGCGGCGGTGAATCGGCCTTCCGACGCGTCGTCACTTGGTGGTAGAGGAAAGGGATCGCTGCCGCGATCCGCTGCTTGAGCGTCGGTGGCGCATAGGTGTAAATCCACACGTAGCGCAGCAGATCGTTCTCGCGATCCTCGTCCCCCAGCGTATCGCGCAAGACCGAGAGGACGGGGATCGGCGCCGAATGCTCCGGCGACTGGATGTAGAGCGTGATCAATTCGGCGCCGTCATCGAGCGAGAGGCGCGTCTCCGTGATCCGCGTCGTTGGCGCAAGAGACGAGCGCTCAGCGTCCGCGCATCGCTCTTGAAGGGGACGAGCAAACACCGCATGGGCGAGGCCCAAGAGCAAACATCCGAAGATTCCCGCGCGCGCGACTCGTCGTGTCTTCATCAGCACCTCCACCACTTCGCATCGAGAGGTTCAATTCTAGTCGGCTCAAAAAGGACGCGTCAATTGCGGGCCTTTTTCGCCGTGCGCTGCCTCTTGGAACGACGCCTTCTTCGCTCGCGCGCCTCTATGCTATACTCGACACGGCCTGCACGGGTGCACGCTGTTGCGGCGCGGGAGGCGAAGACGGCGCCGCCTTCGCGGATCGCTCTCCTAGCCGGGGTGGCGGAACGGGTAGACGCTGGGGACTTAAAATCCCCTGCCCGAAAGGGCGTGCGGGTTCGAGTCCCGCCCCCGGCACCATCATCCATCAAAGACCACTCGGATGAGCGATCATCCCACGAGTCCTCTGGGCCAGAGTTTCAATCACAGTGCCATCTCGGCAACGCGGCTTCTCCATCTCGGATTTCGACTGGCGCGAGACAGCGAGGTGATCCCTCGAGGAGCACACTTTGAAACTCATCGTCCGGGATGATACACTCACACTCCTTGAGGTCCTGAAGAGCGATCATGCAAGCCGTCATCCTCGCGGGAGGGAAGGGGACGCGGTTGCGTCCTCTGACGGTCCATATGCCGAAGCCGGCGGCGCCGCTGGTGAATCGGCCATTTCTCTTTTATCAGCTCGATCTGTTGCGGGGGACGGGCGTCGAAGAAGTAATGGTTTGCCTGGCCTATCAACCGCAGCGGATCGAGCATGTGTTGACCGGCAGCGAGGAGTACGAGCTGTCCATTCGTTATGTGGTGGAGGCGACGCCGCTTGGAACGGCCGGTGCGTTCAAGAATTGCGAGGCGTACCTACAAGGGACGACCATCGTCTTGAACGGAGACATCCTGACGGATCTCGATCTCACCGCGGTCCTGAAGCGCCACTGGGAGGCGGAGGCGGTGGCGACGATCGTCCTCACGCCGGTGGAAGATCCCTCAGCTTACGGCGTGGTCGAGATGGCTGCCGATGGACGTGTGATCCGCTTCGTCGAGAAGCCGCGGGCGGGCGATGTCACTTCGCGCTTGATCAATGCGGGCATCTATATTCTGGAGCCGTCGGTGCTCGCTCATATTCCGGGCGGGAAGACGTTCTCCTTCGAGTACGATCTCTTCCCGCTTTTGTTGGAGCGAGGCGAGCCGGTGTACGCCTACGTCTGGGAGGGGTATTGGCGGGACATCGGGACGCCGCGCCACTATCTGCAAGCGAATTTGGACGTCTTGGCCGGGAAAGTGAAGACCTATTCTCCCGTGCGGCCGCCGCGCGGCCCGCGCTTCGACGAATCGGCAGGGATCGATCGGCTCTCGGTCGTGGATCCGAGCTGCACCGTGAAGGCGGGGGTGGAGATCGTGAATTCGGTCGTGGGACCTCATTGCTTCATCGAGGAGAAAGCCCGCATCGAGGATTCGGTGATCTGGACGGCGACGCGCATCGGCGCGCATGCCGAGGTGCGCGGTTCGGTCCTCGGGCGCGGTTGTCACATCGGGCGCGCGGCCGAGATCGCGCCGGGGACGTTTCTGGGAGATAAGTCGGTCGTGACCGACTACAGTCTCATTGGTGAGGAGAGGGAGTCATGACGCCGCTGCCGATTCGATTCGGGACGGACGGATGGCGAGGGCGAATCGCCGAGGACTTCACCTTCGAGAATGTGGAGATCGTCACGCAGGCCTTGGCGGATTTCCTCGGAGAGGGGGGAGGGGATGCGGATCGTCCCGTGTTGGTCGGATATGATCGGCGGTTCCTCTCGGAGCGATTCGCCGCGCGCGTAGCCGAGGTGTTGGCCGGCAATGGCCTTCGCGTGGGCTTGTATCGTCGAGATCTGCCGACGCCGATCGTCTCCTTCGATGTGCATCAGGAGCGGGCGCGCGCGGGGGTGGTCATCACGGCCAGTCACAATCCGCCGGAGTTCAACGGTTTCAAGCTCAAGGAATCGTTCGGTGGTTCGGCGCGTCCGGAGGTGACGGCCGCCGTCGAAGCGCGACTCGGAGGATCGCGGCCGCGACGGCGACCGCTCGAGCAAGCGGTGGCCGACGGCCTCGTCGAGTGGAGAGATCCTCCCGATGAAGCGTACTTTCAACGGTTGCGCGCACTCGTCGATGTGGAGGCGATCCGCCGTTCCGATTGGCACATCCTCGTTGATCCGATACATGGTGCTGCCGATCGCTATATGGAACGCGTCCTCGCCGGTGGCCGATGTCGCGTGGAGACAATTCGCGCCGAGCGCGATCCGCTTTTCAGCGGCGTCAATCCCGAACCCATGCCGCAGAATCTCGCAGCGCTCTTTGAAGCTGTGCGCGCGACGCATGCGACCATCGGCCTGGCGCACGATGGCGATGGGGATCGCTTGGCCGCCGTCGGCGAGGACGGTTCGTTCATCACACCGCATCAGATCTTCCCGCTGCTGGTTCAGTATTTGGTGCGAGAGCGTGGGGAGCGGGGGATCATCATTCGCACGTTCTCGCAGAGCGTGCTCGTGGATCGGATCGCCGATGCCTTGGGCTGTCCGGTGCGGGTCGTCCCCATCGGGTTCAAATATATCGCGGATTTAATGCTCACCGAGGATGTCTTGATCGGCGGGGAAGAATCCGGAGGGATCGGCGTGCGCGGCTATTTGCCCGAGCGCGACGGCACCTTCGCGGGCCTCCTTTTCCTGGAGGCGTTGATCGCGCGAGGGGAGCGACCCTCGGAGGCTGTGCGCGCGCTCTGGCGCGAGTTCGGTGAATTCCATTATCGGCGCGAAGATCTCCACATGCCCGTCGAGCGTGGCAAGGAAATTGTCGCCCGATTGACGGCGAATCCACCAGACCGCGTGGCGGGATTTCGCGTCGTGGACGTCCAGACGCTCGATGGAACGAAATTGCTCCTGGATGACGCCAGTTGGATCCTCTTCCGGCAATCGGGGACGGAGCCGGTCCTGCGCGTCTACGTCGAGGCCACTTCTGTGGCGAAACGCGATCAGATGATAGAGGCCGGCCTGGCGCTCGTACGCGAGCTGTCGACGCACGCCGCGGCATCTTCCGAAGGGGAGGAGAGCCGATGAAACGAGTGATCTGCACCTACTGCAACACGCACATCTACACCTACACCGGACCAGACGATCCCGTGCGATTCAAGGCCGAATATTTCATCCCGACGAGTCCGGCTTATCTGCGGCCCCAAAAAGGGGATCGAATCAAATGCCCCGAATGCGGGATCGAATTCGTGGGATTCTCCAATCAACTGAGCACGATCCAAATGCTCTCGGGGTGGCCCTTCCAAGGCACGGGCATGCAAGAATGGAAGAAGTGAGGGAGCTTGCGAGAGGGCGATCCCTCGCCTCGCGCTTTTCATCAGCGCGTTCCTCGGGGCCTCTCGGATTTCCGACGGCAGAGTCGCAGAAGCGGAGATGAGGTGCTCTCTTGGCCATCAAGAGAAGCACAGTTTGCTATCGCGATGCGCTTGAACGGTGTGAGCCGAATGCGGGTCCTTTTCGAGACGGCTTTGACGACAGGTGTTTGACAGGCCAGAGTGCGGAGGCGTAAAATTTCCTCCTGGTTTGACGTTGAGGGATCGGACGGTGTTGAGGGGCGCTCGTGAATGGCGGCACATCACATCGTCGTGTGGGGGATTCCCCCCCGTGGTCATGGGGCCTGCGGATGGGCCTCGTCCTCGTCGCGCTCCTCAGTGAAAGCGGTGCGCTCTCCAGCTTCGCCACTGGGTCTGTTGTGGAGTCCCCCCCACGACTGGAAGGCGCGCAATCAGCAGGGCGGCGGTATCGGCATGCCGAACGCTTGATGCGCGCGGGGGATTACGAGAAGGCGGCAGAAACCTACCGCGACCTGCTCGCCAAAAACCCCAAGGATCGCCCAGCGCGATTGGGCTTGAGTTATGCGCTCTTGAAGCTGGGGAACCTGAACGAGGCGTTCGAGCAGGCGGCCGAAGTCTTGCGCCAAGATCCGCAGAGCGCGCGCGCTCGCGCGCTGATCGGCTTGGCGCTTTTGCGTTCGGGGGTCTTTCGCGAGGCCGCTGAGGCGTTCGCCACGGCGCTTCTGCTGAATGAGCGCGAAGCCATCGCTTGGGCTGGGCTGGCCGAGATTGATTTCTTCGAGAATCGCACGGAGCTTTCGTATCAACGGCTGCGGCGGGCGACAATGCTCGATCCGAACGAGCCGGATTACTGGATCGCGCTCGGACGAGCCGCGGCCCGCTTGGAGAAATTCCGCGAGGCCGCCGAGTATTATGAGAAGTTCCTGGCCGTCTCCCCAAAGATGGATGTGGAGCGGCGGGAGCGATACCGTGGATTGATCGCCTTCTATCGCGCGCTCTCGTTGCTGGGCATCACGCACTTGCATCGCATCGAAGGGGAACGCCTGGCGCGCATCCCCTTCCGCTTGCAACGGGATCGGCCCTTCATTCAAGCGCGCGCGGGAAGCAATGTGACGCTGAATCTGGTCATTGACACGGGTGCCAGCATCTCCGTGCTCTCTTACGAAGCGGCGGAGAAGTTGGGGATTCGTCCCTTGGCTCGCGGCGGCGAAGCGCGCGCCGTCGGCGGAGGAGGGAAATTCCCCATCGTCTATGGATTGCTCGATGCGCTCGATCTCGGCAGCCTCCGCATCTTCAATGTCCCGATCTACATCCGGACGATTCACCACACGGCCACTCCTGAGAGCGAGAGCGAGGTTTTACGAGCCGATGGCTTCCTCGGGCTCTCCGTGCTCGCCAACTTCCGCGTTACCATTGATTACGCGGGGCAGACGCTCATCTTGGAGAGTGAACCCGCGGCGACCGTCGAGGCGCCTTCCGAAGGAGGAGCGGAGATCCCCTTCCGTACGACCAACGGAGGATTGGTCAGCGCCGAGGTCCGGTTGCACAATGGCGAGATCGTCAACTTCCTCGTTGATACGGGAGCGAGCGCGACGGTCGTCGGCCTGCACATCGTGAAGAAGTACAATCTGGAACAGCACATCCTTCCATCTCCGAAGATCCGCGTGCTCGGTGCCGCGGGGGTCATTGAGAACGTGGACTTGATCCTCTTGCCTTCGCTCTCGATGAACAGCTTGGAACAGCGGAACGTTCGCGCCCCCGTTCTCGATCTTGGAGCTGTCAACGAATCGGCGGGGTTCATGCAAGCCGGGATTCTGGGCGGCAGTTTCCTCAAGCACTTCCGCGTGACCTTCGATTTCTCGCGGGCGCGACTTCGGCTGGTGCCCCAGACGGAAGCGATTCGATCGTTGAATCAGAAGCCCTCGGAGGGATGAGGTGGCGAAGATCAGCATTTATCTGGAAACCTCCGTCATCGGGGCGTACCTCGATAACGAGGATCCCTTCCGTCGGGACCTGACGATCCGATGGTGGGAGCATGAGCGTCCGCTCTACGATGCCTACATCTCGCCGCTCGTAGTGCGCGAACTCGAGCGCATGCGCGAACCGCGCCGACAGGCGTACCTGAACCTGATCCGCGACCTCCCGCAGTTGGAGATCACTGAAGAAGTCGGCATTCTCGCCGAAGGCTATATTGCTCGCGGCATTTTCCAACGCAAGTACATGGCCGATGCTCTCCATGTGGCCGTGGCGTCTTTTCACAAAATTGATTTCCTGGTCACCTGGAATTTCGGCTATCTGGCGAACGTCTATCGTCAGGCGCGCGTGCGCTTGTTCAACGTGACGTCGGGCTTCTTCGTGCCGACGATCATCACTCCGGAATTCCTAGTCTCCGAAGTCGGATGACGATGTATCGCAAGCCGAAATTCTTGGAAGCCCTGCACGCCGTGCGGGAGCAGATGGCCCGCGAGTGCGATTACGATATGGACCTCTTCATCCAAATGCTCCGGCGAGAGTCACCGCCCGACGAGAATCTTTCGGACAAGACGTCTTCGGAAGCACCTCCATCGGTGCCTTCCTCCCGGAAGGCGCGAGTGAAGCGGAAGTCATAGCCCTCTGAGCGCTTTTCTCCCTCCTAGGGACGATGCCCGCCAAGTGAATGAAAGGGGAGCCCCCGCGCCCTCGGGCGAGGGCAGAAGCTCGGTTGCGGGGGAGATCAAAGCGGGGGCCCTTACTTCAGATCAAGAGGGTGAAGCCTCTTGATCTCGTCGGCGATCCAAGCAGCGGGTCTCAGATCGCCGCTTGTGTGCTCGGCCGCTTCGCTATGTCTAGGCGTCGTCCTCACGCCTAATGGCGAAAGCAAGCGCCATGCCGGGCTTCGCCTATGAGCACCTGCTCATCGGTAATTGCATGCCAATCCATATGTTCCCGCTCATCAAGTGCGTCCGCGAGAGGGCGTCCAATGTGTCGCACCCCTGCGGCAAGGAGGCCGACGAAGAGCGCGCGCCCCCTATGAGAGGACATCCGCCGTCAGATCGTCCTTCGCGATCCGGTGTGAGGCAGGTGGTTGAAATCGCAAGGCTTAAACAGAGGGCGGGCCCTCGGAAGATTCACCCGGGGACGATTGGGCTCCCTTACCATGATGTCGCCGATATGCGACGGCTTTGTCCCAGGCGAAAGCGTCGGCTATGGCCAAGGCGAATATGCCCTCGTCGTAGCGACTTCAGGGGTTCTGGAAGTAATTGTAACGCGATGGACGATGACATCAGGGATCGCGCATAGACAGCCTAATTGGAGTTGAACATTTTCGTGCGTCAGCGGATGAGCATCGGGTAATTTTTCACCAGCAGGAAGATCGCCACCGCCAGCACAAAGGCGGCGAATCCTTTGTTGAGCCGCTCCGCCGATGTGTGATGCGACAGCGCTGTGCCCACTAACATACCAACAGCCGCCAGCGCGACGATCAGAATCGTCATCGGCACATCGAAGCCGCCGCCATGCTTCATCTGCCCCAGCACTCCGGCGGCGCTATTGATGGCGATCACCACGAGCGATGTCCCAATGGCCTCCTTCATCGCTAGCCCGCCAAAAAGCCTCATCGCCGGCACCACGAGAAAACCGCCGCCGACGCCGAGGAAGCCCGTCAACGCGCCGACGCCTAAACCCGTCAGGATAGTTTTGCCGA from Blastocatellia bacterium carries:
- a CDS encoding ABC transporter permease, with the protein product MSGRWRDNLVVSLLLHHPKRTLASILGVAVAMLLAMMTHGLVRGILKERGRREANVGVEILVRERGTAGLTPSGAALTLPETLAATIAEIPGIHGFTLVGQYLQPTGRGLDLRLVEGVTYPEYARLTGLHLVEGRGLKGGDEAIIDVVRARSRRAKVGDTIEIFDRPFRIVGIYAPPLGPRIKIPLETMQRALGAPGRGSAFLVKCARPEDQERIAAELQRRLPNHQVLLTRDLPRLYADGNPLIKGFLTAMLLVAAIVSALLVTLTMYTTVLEQTRQIGILKSLGASKAFIAALVEKQALAISGLGIFLAIALTFLLKAFVDGLTSLRVEMELRWMLAMIAVGLGSGAVGALYPAVRAALQDPVRALMYE
- a CDS encoding alkaline phosphatase family protein, which translates into the protein MVPLRRSVGLVLIALVLEGFGRVLSVGAAEPRDRAKSVRRLVVLRFDGLSSQLLQKYVHERNPQTGKSYLPWIRRVFYEEGIVFENFYTRGQSLSGPSWAMLATGRPQPLISNVELDRATGRMEDYINNVLIQYELLRGRRLHARAVEVLDERGAPLLEDLYEPDEKRIGLELIRRGTSWTALARTLQARFPHYSAEELLARWLGKPDSHEAFDEANEEHLLANLKDPRFRYLSAFYTLFDHFVHTNNDETLIRHLLQRVDRTVGRLYTAIREGPYPEETVLVLVSDHGITTRPDVYSQGFNLVNYFTRAEWGGHHVWTKRANWHDFQFRSVNFLARGFVNPSRESLYLKGHAHYPTLFIDYDGNERAMLHFRNADLNLLHLLLLQMRRPRPESEARALRAFFFEVLRRNRTRWERESRDVREELWALDKWLRRLRDTLSALPAEHKELRKELHAQMKNLAEYRAEYEAHLRMLANLLALTPERFDPQAWRIEDLIPPRTFGPRNSVYQLQNYVVGLKDGTLHLGPDGRLDEAATFRRLNVLRLLKEHRVRNNVQPLVSPYPVDFIALRIPYEEIRPAVQGTSLDTGYDVVWLYGGEERQALIVAKPSPADPQQWLLRYVPIARLRQSADGTITFERREWQSGFPLALWEDEGLDIAGDRRAWLEAFHTEREWIEAVHRTRYAIAIVGLYELLGKPWRTFLTEAYLERWRAVEGIAWGNGRTDQDAPESTLLLRFFERRRRNVEPDMLVHASLYWNFNIRDFNPGGNHGGFHRMSSQATWMMWGGRHTGLKRGYVVTRPYESLSLLPTLLELIGGTRGGELSEAARAKGFRPLPGEIAWEIFDERTLAR
- a CDS encoding NDP-sugar synthase, giving the protein MQAVILAGGKGTRLRPLTVHMPKPAAPLVNRPFLFYQLDLLRGTGVEEVMVCLAYQPQRIEHVLTGSEEYELSIRYVVEATPLGTAGAFKNCEAYLQGTTIVLNGDILTDLDLTAVLKRHWEAEAVATIVLTPVEDPSAYGVVEMAADGRVIRFVEKPRAGDVTSRLINAGIYILEPSVLAHIPGGKTFSFEYDLFPLLLERGEPVYAYVWEGYWRDIGTPRHYLQANLDVLAGKVKTYSPVRPPRGPRFDESAGIDRLSVVDPSCTVKAGVEIVNSVVGPHCFIEEKARIEDSVIWTATRIGAHAEVRGSVLGRGCHIGRAAEIAPGTFLGDKSVVTDYSLIGEERES
- a CDS encoding phosphoglucomutase/phosphomannomutase family protein, with protein sequence MTPLPIRFGTDGWRGRIAEDFTFENVEIVTQALADFLGEGGGDADRPVLVGYDRRFLSERFAARVAEVLAGNGLRVGLYRRDLPTPIVSFDVHQERARAGVVITASHNPPEFNGFKLKESFGGSARPEVTAAVEARLGGSRPRRRPLEQAVADGLVEWRDPPDEAYFQRLRALVDVEAIRRSDWHILVDPIHGAADRYMERVLAGGRCRVETIRAERDPLFSGVNPEPMPQNLAALFEAVRATHATIGLAHDGDGDRLAAVGEDGSFITPHQIFPLLVQYLVRERGERGIIIRTFSQSVLVDRIADALGCPVRVVPIGFKYIADLMLTEDVLIGGEESGGIGVRGYLPERDGTFAGLLFLEALIARGERPSEAVRALWREFGEFHYRREDLHMPVERGKEIVARLTANPPDRVAGFRVVDVQTLDGTKLLLDDASWILFRQSGTEPVLRVYVEATSVAKRDQMIEAGLALVRELSTHAAASSEGEESR
- a CDS encoding aspartyl protease family protein, with translation MGLVLVALLSESGALSSFATGSVVESPPRLEGAQSAGRRYRHAERLMRAGDYEKAAETYRDLLAKNPKDRPARLGLSYALLKLGNLNEAFEQAAEVLRQDPQSARARALIGLALLRSGVFREAAEAFATALLLNEREAIAWAGLAEIDFFENRTELSYQRLRRATMLDPNEPDYWIALGRAAARLEKFREAAEYYEKFLAVSPKMDVERRERYRGLIAFYRALSLLGITHLHRIEGERLARIPFRLQRDRPFIQARAGSNVTLNLVIDTGASISVLSYEAAEKLGIRPLARGGEARAVGGGGKFPIVYGLLDALDLGSLRIFNVPIYIRTIHHTATPESESEVLRADGFLGLSVLANFRVTIDYAGQTLILESEPAATVEAPSEGGAEIPFRTTNGGLVSAEVRLHNGEIVNFLVDTGASATVVGLHIVKKYNLEQHILPSPKIRVLGAAGVIENVDLILLPSLSMNSLEQRNVRAPVLDLGAVNESAGFMQAGILGGSFLKHFRVTFDFSRARLRLVPQTEAIRSLNQKPSEG
- a CDS encoding type II toxin-antitoxin system VapC family toxin, giving the protein MAKISIYLETSVIGAYLDNEDPFRRDLTIRWWEHERPLYDAYISPLVVRELERMREPRRQAYLNLIRDLPQLEITEEVGILAEGYIARGIFQRKYMADALHVAVASFHKIDFLVTWNFGYLANVYRQARVRLFNVTSGFFVPTIITPEFLVSEVG